In Candidatus Palauibacter australiensis, the following are encoded in one genomic region:
- a CDS encoding SusC/RagA family TonB-linked outer membrane protein, protein MTIVVSVWLLIGAAPLLAQGAVSGTVTDAESLAPVAGAQVFVAGTVIGTLSGPEGTYRLEGVPAGEQTLTVRLIGYHELSQTVTVASGQVVSADFAVEQTALRLQDIVVTGVVGETPQVKLPFTVERLSAQNFPVPAADVSALLTAKAAGVSVVSGSGQPGAEASIMLRGPTSINSAGRSLSPLIVIDGVIQSESASLSDIGSLDIDHVEIVKGAAAASLYGSRAQNGVIEISTKRGTGLQTNSLNILARGEYGIAQLVGDVGLTRSHPYQMNAAGTLFIDTDGNEVAFTDLSRGGFGAPVLANQINPGEPGDSFTSFANQAFPHELFDHMNTFFDPGETIDLYGAVTGRFGESSFRVSVDQFREGGIVRCTPCIDNLGTLNADRVAQGLTAYNVGLPDDDGYERQNVRLNVDTRFGDLDIAASGFYSRANQDDKALENGAFSQLTFASPAVDLAQIDPVDGYPRIDADSQSISNNPLYLLAIVDSRDKRTRTMGSVDLNYSPSGLDWLTLEANASFDRTDFYDYELYPKNEKTREGPTGGSLREGNFEDEAINASVTLGASETFMDGDLTVRGKARYLIEDQRFESNGVFGSQFSVQDVPNFGAIIGSTTGSNSVRAIKAEGLFGIASADYKGRYILDGLIRRDGSSLFGPDERWQTYYRGSFAWRVTQEDFWNIDAIDELKLRFSLGTAGGRPNFQAQYETFGISGGAIFPVNLGNTALKPEFTTEREAGINFVFFDNLGLDLTYAWQTTDDQLLRVPQPAFVGFSSQWQNAGAISAQTYEISMRYAPIDTQDMGLQFRLNWDRTRQEITRLDVPAYRQGTFFVSEGRPLGEMWGHVLATTCSDLEPVGISASDCNANFRVNDDGILVWTGGADFTEGFSKKLWGTDGTVATVDGGENTYLWGIPIKVLDYSPACVAKNPGNYMEKCQLTDVLPFGNTTPDFNVSFGSNFRYKSLALNALVESSMGHSIYNNTAQWALRDDRGEDVDQTGKPLEFNKSIGYVAGVYLSNNDNDWFREDGDWIKIRELSIGYTLPDGMRQSLFGEMFDRVTVNAIGRNLLTITDYRGYDPEVGRSGGELTNAGLQRYDSFGYPNFRSFTFSAELVF, encoded by the coding sequence GTGACCATCGTAGTGAGCGTCTGGCTCCTTATTGGCGCGGCCCCGCTGCTCGCTCAGGGAGCGGTCTCGGGGACGGTAACCGATGCGGAGTCGCTGGCCCCGGTGGCCGGCGCGCAGGTGTTCGTTGCGGGAACGGTGATCGGTACGCTGTCGGGTCCGGAGGGCACGTACCGGTTGGAAGGCGTGCCGGCGGGCGAGCAGACCCTGACAGTCCGCCTGATCGGCTACCACGAACTGTCGCAGACGGTGACGGTGGCATCGGGCCAGGTGGTGTCGGCGGACTTCGCCGTGGAGCAGACGGCCCTTCGCCTCCAGGACATCGTCGTGACGGGGGTGGTGGGCGAGACGCCGCAGGTGAAGCTCCCGTTCACGGTGGAGCGGCTGTCGGCGCAGAACTTCCCCGTGCCGGCGGCCGACGTCTCCGCGTTGTTGACAGCGAAGGCGGCGGGCGTGTCGGTCGTGTCCGGCTCCGGCCAGCCCGGAGCGGAGGCGTCGATCATGCTGCGCGGTCCAACTTCCATCAACTCCGCAGGGCGCTCTCTGTCGCCGCTGATCGTGATCGACGGCGTGATCCAGTCGGAGTCGGCCTCGCTCTCCGACATCGGATCGCTGGACATCGACCACGTTGAGATCGTGAAGGGTGCGGCGGCGGCGTCGCTGTACGGTTCGCGAGCGCAGAACGGCGTGATCGAGATCTCGACCAAGCGCGGCACGGGCCTGCAGACGAACTCGCTGAACATCCTCGCCCGCGGCGAATACGGCATCGCCCAGTTGGTGGGGGACGTTGGCTTGACGCGGTCCCACCCGTACCAGATGAATGCGGCGGGAACGCTCTTCATCGACACCGACGGGAATGAGGTCGCTTTCACCGACCTGAGCCGCGGCGGATTCGGTGCCCCGGTCCTGGCGAACCAGATCAACCCCGGCGAACCGGGCGATTCCTTCACATCGTTCGCCAACCAGGCCTTCCCCCATGAACTGTTCGATCACATGAACACGTTCTTCGATCCCGGTGAAACGATCGATCTCTACGGCGCGGTGACGGGCCGCTTCGGCGAGTCGAGCTTCCGGGTGAGCGTGGACCAGTTCAGAGAGGGCGGCATCGTGCGTTGCACGCCGTGTATCGACAACCTCGGCACGTTGAACGCGGATCGGGTCGCCCAGGGCTTGACGGCCTACAACGTGGGGCTGCCGGACGACGACGGATACGAGCGACAGAACGTGCGCCTGAACGTCGACACCCGGTTCGGCGACCTGGACATCGCCGCGAGCGGGTTCTACTCCCGCGCCAACCAGGACGACAAGGCGCTCGAGAACGGCGCGTTCAGCCAGCTGACTTTCGCCTCGCCGGCCGTCGATCTGGCACAGATCGACCCGGTGGACGGGTATCCGAGGATCGACGCGGACTCGCAGTCCATCTCAAACAACCCGCTCTACCTCCTGGCGATCGTAGACAGTCGGGACAAGCGGACGCGGACGATGGGTTCGGTCGACCTCAACTACTCTCCGTCGGGTCTCGACTGGTTGACCCTGGAGGCGAACGCGTCTTTCGACCGGACGGACTTCTACGATTACGAACTCTACCCGAAGAACGAGAAGACCCGTGAGGGCCCAACCGGCGGCAGCCTGCGCGAAGGCAACTTCGAGGACGAGGCGATCAACGCATCGGTGACGCTCGGCGCGAGCGAGACGTTCATGGACGGCGACCTCACGGTGCGCGGCAAGGCCCGCTACCTGATCGAGGACCAGCGCTTCGAGTCGAACGGCGTCTTCGGAAGCCAGTTCTCGGTGCAGGACGTCCCGAACTTCGGCGCCATCATCGGATCCACGACGGGCAGCAACTCCGTCCGGGCCATCAAGGCGGAAGGACTCTTCGGGATCGCGAGCGCGGACTACAAGGGTCGCTACATTCTCGACGGTCTGATCCGGCGCGACGGTTCGTCCCTCTTCGGGCCGGACGAGCGGTGGCAGACCTACTACCGGGGTTCGTTTGCCTGGCGCGTGACGCAGGAGGATTTCTGGAACATCGACGCGATCGATGAACTGAAGCTGCGCTTCTCGCTGGGTACGGCGGGCGGGCGGCCGAACTTCCAGGCACAGTACGAGACGTTCGGGATCTCCGGTGGCGCGATTTTCCCCGTCAACCTGGGGAACACCGCGCTCAAGCCGGAATTCACGACGGAGCGCGAGGCGGGAATCAATTTCGTCTTCTTCGACAACCTGGGCCTCGACCTGACCTACGCGTGGCAGACGACCGATGACCAGTTGCTGCGGGTACCGCAGCCGGCGTTCGTCGGTTTCTCGAGCCAGTGGCAGAACGCGGGCGCGATCTCGGCGCAGACGTATGAGATCTCCATGCGCTACGCACCGATCGACACCCAGGACATGGGCCTGCAGTTCCGGCTGAACTGGGATCGGACGCGCCAGGAGATCACGCGGCTGGACGTTCCCGCGTACCGCCAGGGGACGTTCTTCGTCTCGGAGGGTCGTCCGCTGGGCGAGATGTGGGGCCACGTGCTGGCGACAACCTGCTCGGATCTCGAACCCGTCGGCATCTCGGCTTCGGACTGCAACGCGAACTTCCGGGTGAACGACGACGGCATCCTCGTGTGGACGGGAGGCGCCGACTTCACCGAGGGGTTCAGCAAGAAACTCTGGGGGACGGACGGGACGGTCGCCACGGTCGACGGCGGCGAGAACACGTACCTCTGGGGCATTCCGATCAAGGTCCTGGACTACTCGCCGGCGTGCGTGGCGAAGAACCCGGGCAACTACATGGAGAAGTGCCAGCTCACGGACGTGCTTCCGTTCGGGAACACGACGCCGGACTTCAACGTGTCGTTCGGGTCCAACTTCCGTTACAAGAGTCTCGCCCTGAACGCCCTCGTCGAGTCGTCGATGGGTCACTCCATCTACAACAACACGGCGCAGTGGGCGCTCCGGGATGACCGGGGCGAGGACGTGGACCAGACGGGGAAACCCCTCGAGTTCAACAAGTCCATCGGTTACGTGGCGGGCGTTTATCTCTCGAACAACGACAACGACTGGTTCCGCGAGGACGGCGACTGGATCAAGATTCGCGAATTGTCGATCGGGTACACGCTGCCGGACGGGATGAGGCAGAGCCTCTTCGGCGAGATGTTCGACCGGGTTACCGTCAACGCAATCGGCCGTAACCTGCTGACGATCACCGACTATCGCGGATACGATCCGGAGGTCGGCCGGAGCGGCGGCGAACTCACGAACGCGGGCCTGCAGCGGTACGACAGCTTCGGCTATCCGAACTTCCGCTCGTTCACGTTCTCGGCGGAACTGGTCTTCTGA